In Tsukamurella tyrosinosolvens, the genomic window TGGATCCGCCCGTCGGAGGCGACGGTCTTGAGCAGCCCCTCGACCGTCACCTTGAGCCGCGTCGCGTCGCGGTGCTCCAGCAGGTGCTGCAGGAACGGGTGCGGCTCCTTCTCGTACAGCGCCTCGAGCGCCGCCGCGTCGGTGGTGTAGCCCGTCTTCGTCTTCTTCGTCTTCGGCAGGCCCAGCTTCTCGAACAGGATCACCTGCAGCTGCTTCGGCGAGCCGAGGTTGATCTGCTCCCCGATCTCCTCGAAGGCCGAGGCCTCGGCGGCGCGGATCCGCTCGCTGAACTCGCTGTGCAGCGACTCGAGGTGCGCGGTGTCGACCGCGATGCCGGTGGCCTCCATGACGTCGAGCACGCGGAGCAGGGGCAGCTCCATCTCCGCGAGCAACGGGCGCGACTCGATGTTGTCGAGCTCACCGTCGAGCGCGTCCGCCAGATCCGCGACGGCACGGGCCCGAAGGATGGCCTGCTGCGCCTTCTCCCCCGCCGAATCGTCCGGATCGTCGAGGAGCGAGAGCTGCGAATCATCGCCCGCGGCCTCGACGCGCAGCTCGCGGTGCAGGTACCGCACCGAGAGGTCGTCCAGGTTGAACGTGCGCTGGCCGGGGCGCACCAGGTACGCCGCGATCGCTGTGTCCGAGGTGAGGCCGCCGAGCGTCCACCCGCGGCTGGACAGCGCGTGCATGGCCCACTTGGCCTCGTGCGCGGCCTTGGGCTGGGCCTCATCGGCCAACCACGCGCCGAGCGCGGCCTCGTCGTGCGGGGTCAGCGAGGAGAGCTCGATGTACCCGCCCTCGCCGTCGGGAGCGGCGATGACGACGGCCTCCGCGTCACCGTCGACCACGACCTCCGGGCCGATCACGCCCAGCCCGGACCGCGCCCCGGAGGCGCCGTGCTCGGCCAGCCACTCGGCGACGGTGCCCGGCACGACGATCCCGCCGGAGATCTCGAAGCCCTCGTCGGCCTCCGGCTCCGTGCTGGCGAGCTCCGTGAAAATGCGCTCGCGCAGCACCCGGAACTCGAGATCGTCGAAGAGCTGATGGATGGCCTCGCGGTTCCACGGCTGCAGCGCCAGGTCCTCCGGGACGTAGGGCAGCGTCATGTCGCGCACCATCTCGGTGATCTGCCGGTTGAGCTGCACGGTCGCGAGGTTCTCGCGCAGCGAGTCCCCGACCTTGCCCTTCACCTTGTCGACGTTGGTGACCAATCCTTCGAGGTTCCCGTACTCGCGGATCCACTTGGCGGCCGTCTTCTCGCCGACGCCGGGGATGCCGGGCAGGTTGTCCGACGGGTCGCCGCGGAGCGCCGCGTAGTCGGGGTACTGCGCCGGCGTGAGGCCGTACTTCGCCTCCACCTCCTCCGGGGTGAACCGGGTGAGGTCCGAGACGCCCTTGCGCGGGTAGAGGACCGTGACGTCGTCGTTGACGAGCTGCAGCGCGTCGCGGTCACCCGTGACGATGAGGACCTTGAACCCCTGCTCCTGGGCCTGCGTGGTCATCGTGGCGATGATGTCGTCCGCCTCGTAGCCCTCCTGCGCCATGGTGGGGATGCCCATGGCGCCGAGCACGTCCTTGACCACGTCCACCTGACCGCGGAAGTCGTCCGGGGCGGAGCTGCGCTGCGCCTTGTACTCGGGGTACATCTCGGCACGGAAGGTCTGGCGGGAGACGTCGAAGGCCGCGGCGACGTAGCCGGGCGCCTCCTCCTTGAGCAGCTTGATCAGCATCGACGTGAAGCCGTACACCGCGTTGGTCGGCTGCCCCGACTTGGTGCGGAAGCGGCCACCGTCGAGCGGGAGCGCGAAGAAGGCGCGGAACGCCATCGAGTGCCCGTCGATCAGCAGCATCGTGGGCTTGGTCGAGGAGTTCGCTGAAGTCACACCGGCAGTCTAGTGATCGCCCCCGACAGCTTTCGTCAGGTCGTCGTGGGCGGGAGCTGCGGCCGCACGACGACGGTGTCGGCGATCCGCTTCTCCAGGTCGGCGACGTCCGCGGTGGCCGCCTCGATCGCCGGGGTCTTCTCCGTCTCGGGCAGTGCGGCGATCGTGACGAGCCGGTCGTCGAGCTCCTGCGCGGCGACGGTGAGCGTCACCTGTGCATCCAGCTGCGCCGCCGACAGCGCGCCGGCGGGCTGCTCGAAGGCGCGCAGCGCCGCACGGATGCGGCGGTGCAGGCGCGCCTCGGGGACGTGCGAGCCGGACCACGACAGCGGCGCGCGGGACGGGAAGGGCATGGCCGCTTCGGCCTGCTGCTGCCGCCGGCTGTTGCGCACCAGCGCGATCGCGAAGCCGGTCGCCGCGAGCACGGCCAGCACGACGACCGCGAGCAGCACCACGATGATCCACGACATGACGTACCTCCTCGCCGCCGCGGCGGCTACCCGCCGCGGACCTGCATGTACAGGTACACCGCCAGCCCGAGGAGCAGCAACCCGACCGTGACCGCGAAGGCGATCTTGATCGCGCTCCACGGCCGTTGACCTTGCACTTCGCCGGTCACGCCGTTGACGAAGACCTGGAACGGCTTGTTCGCGAAGGTGACCGTCAGCAGCCACACCGGCATGAGCAGGTAGAGGAAGTCGATCGACTGGTACACCGGGTTCATCCGGCTGATCCGCTGCTCGTCGCCTCCGATGTCGCGGCGCACCGTGTGCTCGATGATGCCCTCGATCCGGGGCCGTGCCTGCGCCTCGAAGACCTGCGCCGCGTCACCGTCGTACGTCCGCGCCAGGTGGCCCGCGACGAACTCCGGCGTGTACGTGACCGACTGCTCGGTGGGCCAGGGTTCGAGATCCCGCACCCGGTCGGCGTCGAGGCCCGTGTTCGCCGATTCGGCGAGCTGCCGGATGCTGTCGTGCACCCGCCCGCTCACGGGCCACCAGTCGGTGTAGGTCTCGATGTTGCCGTCGCGGTCGCGGCGGGTGCGATGCACGCCCCGGGAGCCCGAGTAGTCGGTGGTCACCTCGGCGTCGTAGCTGTAGTACGAGAGGTAGATGCTGGTGAACGAGCCGAGCACGCGGTACTTCTTGAACTCGCGGGGCGCGAACCAGCGGCTGTTGACCCAGGATTCGATGTTCTGCCGCGCCTGGTCCTCGCCGACCCGCAGCGGCAGGATCCCGTCGACGGGCAGTCGCGCCGGCGCGACCTGGACGTCGGTGCGCTGGATCGGGGTGTTGCAGTACGGGCACCGCACGGCGGTGAGGGTGCCGCTGAACAGTGTGTGACCGCCGCAGTTCTGGCACACGACCTCGTGGTCGACGACGCGCACCTGCTCCGCCGACGCTGCGCGGGCGTGGAGCGCGTTCATCGTGGGCCCCAACGGATGCGGGATCAGCGCCTTGCTCGTGTCGAGCAGCACCGGGTAGGTGCTGCCGCAGCTCGGCGAGCGCAGTTTCCCGATCGCGGGGTCGTAGACCAGCGCGTCGCCGCAGTTCCCGCACGGGTAGGTCCGGGTCTGCTCGGTGACCTGAAGCATCTCGCGGTCGTTGGCCGACGGCACCCCGGGCACGAGCTGGTGGGGACGAGCGGGCGCAGGTGCGTCGGGACGCGGACACGGCGGTGGGGGCGGGCCCGGCGGCTGCGACTGCTCCGGTGGCCGCCCCGGATGACCGGGCAGCGGAGGCGGAGTGGTCATGGTTACGACCGGGGCGGCAGGGGCGGCGGCGTCTGTCCGAACAGCGGCGCCAGGGCGGGCACCTGCCCGGCCGGGGTCCAGTCGGTGAGCGCGGGCGACCAGACGAGGGTCTGTGGCGTCAGGTTCATGGTGCGCAGCTGCTCCACCGGGAACGGGCCGGCCGACTGGCCGTTCTGCTCCACGTGGAAGGCCTGCGCGGTGGGCAGCGGCGGCGGTCCGGGCTGCTGTGCACCGGGGCCCGGCTGCGCGCCCTGAGCGGGGGCCTGCTGGTTCTGGAAGTTCTGGGCGAACTGCTGCCCCATGGCCATGCCCATGCCGGCGCCGAGGAAGTCGCCGGCACCGCCGCCGCCCTCGTTGGTGGCGGCACCCAGCATCGCGTCGGCGGCGCGCCCCTGCTGGAAGCGGTTCATGTCGCCGACGTTGCCGTAGTAGCCCTTCTCCTCCACGCCGCGCGCGACGCCTCGGGTCATCGCCTGCGTGATCTCGTCGGGCAGGGAGATGTTCAGTTCGATGGCCTCGCACGCGAGCCCGTACTGCTGGTTGACCTTCGACTGCACGTACTCCTGCAGCTTCGCGGCGAGCTCGCGCTGACGGGCCTGCAGGTCGATCGCGCCCACGCCGGTCTCGATGAGCATCTCGGAGAAGGCGGTGGTGATGGTGCGCCGCAGCAGCTCCGCGATCTCGTCGGAGTCGACGTTGGAGTCGGTGCCGATCACCTGGCGCAGGAAGGTCGGCGAGTCGACGACGCGCACGACGCAGAGGCCGTTGGCGCGCACCTGGACCATGCCGAAATCCTGGTCCCGGATGGTGATCGGGTTCGCCGTGCCCCACCTCAGGTCGGTGATCGGGCGGGTGTTGACGAAATAGACCTCGCTGCGGAACGGACTCTTGAAACCGTGCGGCCAGCCCTGCAGGGTGGACATGACCGGCATGTTCTCGGAGACCAGCTGGTAGTTGCCCGGGCCGTAGCGGTCGGCGAGCTGTCCGCGGTAGACGAACAGTGCCTCCTGGCCCTCGCGGACGATGAGCTGCGCGCCGTTCTTGATCTCGTTGTTGTAGCGGGGGAACCGCCACGCCATCGTCGAGCGGTTGTCCTCGAGCCACTCGATGATGTCGACGAGTTCGCCCCGGACCCGGTCCATGATCCCCATCTGCGCTGCCACCCCTGTCGTCGTTGCCGTCTGCGATCCACGATAGCCACGCGCCTTGGGAACGGCTGAGCGCTCGCTGATGCGGGTTCGGATCGCGGCGATCCGGGGTCGGCGTGTCGGTCGCTTCGCCTCACATTCCCGTGGGCGACGTCATACGCTGCATCCGGCCCCGACGACGGGGATCACCACGAGAAAGGTGCTCCACATGGCAGGCAAGTTCGAGGTGTACGAGGACAACGCCGGCAAGTTCCGCTTCCGGCTCAAGGCCGGCAACGGTGAGGTCGTGGCCTCGGGCCAGGCCTACGCGTCGCGCAAGGGCGCGCACGACGGTGCCGCGGCCGTGCAGCGCGCCGCCGACGGCGCCAAGGTGGTCGACGTCGAGAAGGATTGACCCGCTGACCTGCGGCGCTTGACCTTGACATCGTGACAGGGTCTGCAATCGAGCCACCGACGATTCAAGGAGGTGGCCCTGATGGCCCGGACCCTGCTCGATCATCAGAACGCCTCGATCCGCCTGCGCGCGGCGCTCGACGCGGGGACGGCGCCCGGCACCGTCCCCGCCCCGGCGCTCGTCGCTCGCTGCGCGGTCGAGCCCGACTTCTTCGTCCGCGACATGCTCACCTGGGCGCTGACGCGGCTACCGGCGGCTACGACGGTGCCGCTGCTGCTCGCGGAGCTGGACTCCCCGGTCGCGCAGGCCCGGAGCCAGGCACTGCACTCGCTGTCGAAGATCGGCGGCGCCGAGTCCGCGGCGGCCTTCGGCCCGATCCTGGCGCTCGTCGGGGACGCCGACGACGAGGTCGCGAAGGCCGCGTGGCGCACGTCCGCCGCCCTCGCCCCGGACGCCGCGGCCCGACGGTCCGCCGCCCGCGCCCTGGTCGGGCAGGTGGGGCGCGGCGACGCGGAGACCCGCCGCAGCCTGAGCCGCGCGATCATCGCGCTCGGCGACGAAGGCGTCGCCGAGCTGGACGGCGCAGCGGTGACGACCGACGCCGCGCGGGAGCACGTCGCCGAGACGGTGCGCCTCCTCGAGGACCCCGACTCCGGGTTCGCGGGGGCGGTGCACGAGGCTCAGCGGGTCGCGGCGCTGGGCCGCGCGGATTGACGACGGGAGCGGCAGAGCGATGCGGATCGGCGAAGTGGCGCGACGTTCGGGCGTGAGTGCGCGGATGCTGCGGCACTACGACGCGCTGGGCCTCGTCCGCCCCTCGCAGCGGTCGTCGTCGGGGTACCGCGAGTACACCGACGACGACATCCGCCGCATCTTCCACGTCGAGAGCCTGCGCTCCCTCGGCCTGTCGCTCAAGGAGATCGGCCGGGCGCTCGACGATGCTTCGTTCGCCCCCGACCGGCTGGTCGCCGACGTGATCGCGCGTGCCCGCGAGCGCATCCGGCTGGAGACGGAGCTCGTGGATCGACTGGAGCGCGTCTCCGCCGCCGGCCCGGCCGACTGGGAGCAGGTCCTCGACGTGGTGGGCCTGCTCTCGCAGCTCGCCAGCGCCACGCCCGCCGAGCGACAGCACGCGGCGCTCACGGGGCGGGCCCCCGCCGGCGCGCTCGCCGAGGCGCTCCTCAAGGAGGAGAGCACCAACGTGGCGGGAGCCCTGCGCTGGGCGCTCGCGCAGGCCGACGGCCCGGACCTCGCGCCCCTCGTCGCGGCGCTCGACTCCCCCGATCCCGCCGCCCGCCGCCGCGCCGCCGAGGCCCTCGCCGAGACACCCGGTCAGGACGACGCACTGCGGGGCGCGCTCGGGCACGACGACGGCGCCGTCCGGGTCATCGCAGCCGTCGCGCTGGGCGACCGGGGCGACGGCGCGGCCGCGCCGCAACTGCTGCGGATGGTGCGCGAGGGTGAGAAGGACGTCGACGCCGCGGAGGCGCTGGGGACGATCGCCGCCGCAGCCCCCGACACGGAGACCATCAGCGCCGACCTGGCCGCGCTGGCGCGCGACGCCGACGACTACGCGGTGCGCCAGCGGGCGGTGCAGGCGCTCGCGGAGATCCCCACGGACGGTGCGGGGGCGGCACTGCGCATCCTCGCCGACGACCCCGACCCGCGGATCGCCGGGACCGCGGCGTTCATCCTGCGGCGGACGGATCGCTGACGAACTCCCAGTGCTCGCCCGCCGGGCCGAGGACCAGCAGGTCGTAGCGTCCGCCCGGCGCGGGCACCACGAGCTCGCGCTCACCGAGCACGTCGGCGTGCAGCGGCACGGAATCCGGTGCGTGGTAGGGGAAGACGATGAAGTGCGCGCTCCGGGTTCCCGTGTTGGACAGGCGGAGGCGGACACCGTCGGGCCCGGGGATCGCGGTGGCCGCGGGGACGTAGGGCACGGGTCGCGCGGGGCGCTCGCCGGGTTCCTGACCGGGGCGCCGCCCGACGGCCGGCGCGTGCGGCTTCCACCGCGGGCTCAGTTCCCCGACGGCGCGCGGCTGAGTACGCCGCGGAATAGCCCGGGGCGTGCGGAAGTCGAAGGCGCTGGTGAGATCGCCGCAGACCGTGCGCCGCCAGTCGGAGATCGCGGGCACGGAGATGCCCAGCCAGCGCTCGAGGAAGCGGAGGGTCGACGTGTGGTCGAACGTCTCCGATGCGGCGTACCCGCCGACGGTCCACGGCGAGACGATGGTCATCGGCACGCGGTCGCCGAGCCCGAGGGGAAGGTCCCCGACCCACTCGTCGGACCGGGCGCGCGGTGGGCGCGGCGGCGGCACGTGGTCGAAGTAGCCGTCGTTCTCGTCGTAGAGCAGGAACAGCGCGGTCCTGCGCCACACCGCGGGGTTGCGCCCGAGCGCGTCGAGGATGCGGTGCACGAGGTTCGCCGATGCCCGCGGCGAGGAGCCGCTCGGGTGCTCCGACTCACGCTCGGAGGCGACGACATAGCTGACGGTGGGGAGCGTCCCGGCGGCGATGTCCGCCGCGATCCGATCGGTGAGCGTGCCGGTGGCGGTGCGCCGGAGTCCGCGGAAGAAGAGCTCGCGGTCCTCGGCGCCGAGGGCCCGAGCGCGGGCGTCGACCTCCGCGGCTCGACGGTCCGCCTCCGCCGCGGGTAGGTGCCGCAGGCCCTGGTAGAAGTCGTCGATCTCCGTGCCGAAGTCCGAGAAGACCGCCTTCGAGACCGATTTGAAGCGGCGGAAGAACTCGATGTTGTTGTCCGTGAAGTTGTCCCACTCCTGGTAGACCTGCCACGAGACGCCCGCGCGCTGCAGGATCTCGCCGATGCACGGCCAGTCGTAACCGGGGTGGCCGCGGTCGTAGGCGGTGTTCTCGACGGCGCGCTCCCCCGTTCCGGGCTCGAAACCGGTGGTGCCGGAGAAGAAGAAGTTGCGGTTCGGCGAGGTGGACGTGGGTGAGCTGCAGTAGTAGTGGTCGCAGATCGTGAAGGCGTCGGCGAGGGCGTAGTGGAACGGGATGTCCTCGCGGTCGTAGTAGGCCATCGTCGAGTCGGTCTTCGCGGCGATCCACCCGTCGTGCCAGCCGTCGGCGAGCGCGGCGTGGCCGCCCTTCCAGGTGTGGTCGAGGGCGTCGATGTTCTCGGCGTCCATCCGCTGCCGCTCGGCCGCTCCACGCACCGGGAAGGGCGGCACCGTGAGCCCGGACCGGGTGGGCTGGAGGAAGACGTCGTGCCCCGAGCGCAGGCGGATGGCGGCCGGGTCGGCGAAGCCGCGCACCCCGCGGAGCCGGCCGTAGTAGTGGTCGAAGGAGCGGTTCTCCTGCATCAGGAAGATGACGTGTTCCAGGCCGTCGAGGCCGCCCGGCGGCGCGGGCTCGGCCAGCGCCTCGGTCAGCGACGACGGGAGCAGGCCCATGCCCGCGACGATACCGCCGGTGAGGGCGCCTCTGAGGAAGGTCCGACGATTCGCAGTGCTCACGACGTCACGCTGACCGATCCGGTTGAATCGGCGGTGGAAACGCCCTGAACGGACGTCGACGGTTCAGCGCCGGTAGCGCTCCGCGAAGCCCGTGCACAGCGCGTCGACCCCGGCGTGCAGCAGCGGCATCGCCGCACAGAGGTCGGGCCGGTCCACCTCCACCAGCTCCTTGAGCAGCGGCAACTCCTCGATGAGGGGGTTGTCGGCCAGGTCGGCGACGAAGCCCGCACCCTCGAGCGAGGAGCCCGGGGCCAGCAGCAGGCGGCCCACGGCGCCGATGCCCGCGCCCTGCACGTGGTTCCACACGTGCAGGGTGAGCTCGGCCGAGTCCGCGACCGTCCCGGTCAGATGGGTGAACGCCTCGACGAGCCAGTGGAAGCACGAGACGGCCGACGGCGCCATCGCGGCACGCGGCATGGAGTGCGCCAGCAGCACCCACGGGTGGTGCAGGTAGAGCCGCATATCCGCCTCGGCGGCGATGTGCGTCCGCGCGCGCCAGTCCGGATCGCCCAGCAGCTCCGGCGGGTACAGGTACTCCGCCCCCACGGCCGCGGCCATGTCGCGGACCAGGGTGTCCTTGTCGGGCACGTGGCGGTACAGCGACATGGCGCCCGCGCCGAGCGCGTCCGCGATCCGGCGCATGGAGACCTTCTCGAGGCCGCCCTCGTCGGCGAGGCGGACGGCCTCGGCCACGATGGCCTCGCGGGTCAGAGTGGTCTCGGACACCAGCGCCCTTTCTCCGTTGACCGTGATCGACGATGCTGCGTACAGTGTACCCAGCCATGTTGCGTACGCCGTACGCGCCTGCCGAGATCGTTCAGAGGAGTTCTTCGTGTCCACCACCCCGCGCCGCGCCTGGGCCGGTCTCGCCGCGCTGCTTCTGCCGGTGTTCCTGGT contains:
- the polA gene encoding DNA polymerase I, translating into MLLIDGHSMAFRAFFALPLDGGRFRTKSGQPTNAVYGFTSMLIKLLKEEAPGYVAAAFDVSRQTFRAEMYPEYKAQRSSAPDDFRGQVDVVKDVLGAMGIPTMAQEGYEADDIIATMTTQAQEQGFKVLIVTGDRDALQLVNDDVTVLYPRKGVSDLTRFTPEEVEAKYGLTPAQYPDYAALRGDPSDNLPGIPGVGEKTAAKWIREYGNLEGLVTNVDKVKGKVGDSLRENLATVQLNRQITEMVRDMTLPYVPEDLALQPWNREAIHQLFDDLEFRVLRERIFTELASTEPEADEGFEISGGIVVPGTVAEWLAEHGASGARSGLGVIGPEVVVDGDAEAVVIAAPDGEGGYIELSSLTPHDEAALGAWLADEAQPKAAHEAKWAMHALSSRGWTLGGLTSDTAIAAYLVRPGQRTFNLDDLSVRYLHRELRVEAAGDDSQLSLLDDPDDSAGEKAQQAILRARAVADLADALDGELDNIESRPLLAEMELPLLRVLDVMEATGIAVDTAHLESLHSEFSERIRAAEASAFEEIGEQINLGSPKQLQVILFEKLGLPKTKKTKTGYTTDAAALEALYEKEPHPFLQHLLEHRDATRLKVTVEGLLKTVASDGRIHSTFNQTVAATGRLSSTDPNLQNIPVRTEAGRQIRHAFVAGEGYETLMTADYSQIEMRIMAHLSGDAGLIEAFNTGEDLHNFVGSKAFGVPIDEVTPDMRRRVKAMSYGLAYGLSAFGLAAQLKISRDEAKDQMEAYFARFGGVRDYLQDVVTEATRNEYTETIYGRRRYLPDLTSTNRMRREAAERMALNAPIQGSAADIIKVAMIRLQEKIAAAGLRSRMLLQVHDELVLEVAAGEREQLEALVRDTMGGAAELSVPLEVSVGYGRSWDDAAH
- a CDS encoding MerR family transcriptional regulator — protein: MRIGEVARRSGVSARMLRHYDALGLVRPSQRSSSGYREYTDDDIRRIFHVESLRSLGLSLKEIGRALDDASFAPDRLVADVIARARERIRLETELVDRLERVSAAGPADWEQVLDVVGLLSQLASATPAERQHAALTGRAPAGALAEALLKEESTNVAGALRWALAQADGPDLAPLVAALDSPDPAARRRAAEALAETPGQDDALRGALGHDDGAVRVIAAVALGDRGDGAAAPQLLRMVREGEKDVDAAEALGTIAAAAPDTETISADLAALARDADDYAVRQRAVQALAEIPTDGAGAALRILADDPDPRIAGTAAFILRRTDR
- a CDS encoding HEAT repeat domain-containing protein, whose protein sequence is MARTLLDHQNASIRLRAALDAGTAPGTVPAPALVARCAVEPDFFVRDMLTWALTRLPAATTVPLLLAELDSPVAQARSQALHSLSKIGGAESAAAFGPILALVGDADDEVAKAAWRTSAALAPDAAARRSAARALVGQVGRGDAETRRSLSRAIIALGDEGVAELDGAAVTTDAAREHVAETVRLLEDPDSGFAGAVHEAQRVAALGRAD
- a CDS encoding TetR/AcrR family transcriptional regulator, with the translated sequence MSETTLTREAIVAEAVRLADEGGLEKVSMRRIADALGAGAMSLYRHVPDKDTLVRDMAAAVGAEYLYPPELLGDPDWRARTHIAAEADMRLYLHHPWVLLAHSMPRAAMAPSAVSCFHWLVEAFTHLTGTVADSAELTLHVWNHVQGAGIGAVGRLLLAPGSSLEGAGFVADLADNPLIEELPLLKELVEVDRPDLCAAMPLLHAGVDALCTGFAERYRR
- a CDS encoding phosphocholine-specific phospholipase C, coding for MSTANRRTFLRGALTGGIVAGMGLLPSSLTEALAEPAPPGGLDGLEHVIFLMQENRSFDHYYGRLRGVRGFADPAAIRLRSGHDVFLQPTRSGLTVPPFPVRGAAERQRMDAENIDALDHTWKGGHAALADGWHDGWIAAKTDSTMAYYDREDIPFHYALADAFTICDHYYCSSPTSTSPNRNFFFSGTTGFEPGTGERAVENTAYDRGHPGYDWPCIGEILQRAGVSWQVYQEWDNFTDNNIEFFRRFKSVSKAVFSDFGTEIDDFYQGLRHLPAAEADRRAAEVDARARALGAEDRELFFRGLRRTATGTLTDRIAADIAAGTLPTVSYVVASERESEHPSGSSPRASANLVHRILDALGRNPAVWRRTALFLLYDENDGYFDHVPPPRPPRARSDEWVGDLPLGLGDRVPMTIVSPWTVGGYAASETFDHTSTLRFLERWLGISVPAISDWRRTVCGDLTSAFDFRTPRAIPRRTQPRAVGELSPRWKPHAPAVGRRPGQEPGERPARPVPYVPAATAIPGPDGVRLRLSNTGTRSAHFIVFPYHAPDSVPLHADVLGERELVVPAPGGRYDLLVLGPAGEHWEFVSDPSAAG
- a CDS encoding SPFH domain-containing protein; amino-acid sequence: MAAQMGIMDRVRGELVDIIEWLEDNRSTMAWRFPRYNNEIKNGAQLIVREGQEALFVYRGQLADRYGPGNYQLVSENMPVMSTLQGWPHGFKSPFRSEVYFVNTRPITDLRWGTANPITIRDQDFGMVQVRANGLCVVRVVDSPTFLRQVIGTDSNVDSDEIAELLRRTITTAFSEMLIETGVGAIDLQARQRELAAKLQEYVQSKVNQQYGLACEAIELNISLPDEITQAMTRGVARGVEEKGYYGNVGDMNRFQQGRAADAMLGAATNEGGGGAGDFLGAGMGMAMGQQFAQNFQNQQAPAQGAQPGPGAQQPGPPPLPTAQAFHVEQNGQSAGPFPVEQLRTMNLTPQTLVWSPALTDWTPAGQVPALAPLFGQTPPPLPPRS
- a CDS encoding YegP family protein, with the translated sequence MAGKFEVYEDNAGKFRFRLKAGNGEVVASGQAYASRKGAHDGAAAVQRAADGAKVVDVEKD